In Candidatus Acidiferrales bacterium, a single genomic region encodes these proteins:
- a CDS encoding acylphosphatase: MDEVARRYVIRGIVQGVGFRYFAQRRAEQLGVCGYVKNLPDGRVEVYAIGAPAKLEELRQVLEIGPRSARVNEVEEHEAHVQARYARSFSVEGDFW, encoded by the coding sequence ATGGACGAGGTTGCTCGTCGGTACGTGATTCGCGGCATCGTCCAGGGAGTGGGTTTTCGCTATTTCGCTCAACGCCGCGCCGAGCAACTCGGTGTTTGCGGTTACGTCAAGAACCTTCCGGACGGCCGCGTGGAAGTCTATGCGATCGGTGCCCCGGCAAAGCTCGAGGAATTGCGGCAAGTGCTGGAAATCGGCCCGCGGTCGGCCCGCGTCAACGAAGTGGAAGAGCACGAGGCCCACGTCCAGGCGCGCTATGCCCGCTCGTTCTCCGTCGAAGGAGACTTCTGGTAG
- a CDS encoding adenine phosphoribosyltransferase — protein sequence MNDLKRLIREVPDWPKPGIVFYDITTLLKDPDGFRRLIDALSAHYQEKGVAVVAGIEARGFIFAPALAYRLGAGFVPVRKPKKLPWRTARVTYQLEYGEDSLEIHKDAIQPGERVLVCDDLLATGGTASATVELVRSLGAEVVGVAFAVELNFLQGRSKLSGLDVFSLIQYDR from the coding sequence ATGAACGATCTCAAGAGACTGATCCGCGAAGTTCCCGACTGGCCCAAGCCGGGAATTGTCTTCTACGACATCACCACCCTGCTGAAGGATCCCGACGGCTTTCGAAGACTGATTGATGCTCTCTCCGCGCACTACCAGGAAAAGGGAGTGGCAGTGGTGGCGGGGATTGAGGCGCGAGGATTCATCTTTGCTCCGGCGCTTGCCTATCGTCTCGGCGCCGGATTTGTTCCGGTGCGCAAGCCCAAGAAGTTGCCGTGGAGAACGGCCCGGGTGACCTATCAGCTCGAGTATGGCGAGGACTCGCTCGAAATCCACAAGGATGCGATTCAGCCGGGCGAGCGCGTGCTCGTCTGCGACGATCTGCTCGCCACCGGGGGGACAGCCTCGGCCACCGTCGAGCTCGTCCGTTCGCTCGGCGCGGAAGTGGTCGGCGTGGCCTTTGCCGTAGAACTGAACTTTCTCCAGGGGCGTTCCAAGCTCTCCGGCCTCGATGTTTTCTCACTCATCCAATATGACAGGTGA
- the rlmB gene encoding 23S rRNA (guanosine(2251)-2'-O)-methyltransferase RlmB → MAILYGVNAVREALESGQAIERVAIARGRHGQRVPAIVAACRRQNIPVRFVAREELDRLAGDARHQGVVALTAAQSYRSLEELLASAKKPGLLVALDGVEDPRNLGAILRAAHCAGADGVVIPERRAAGLSDTVAKTSAGATAYLPVARATNLARALEELKEAGYWIIGLDERAEQSYDQADLKDSVVLVLGGEGCGLHELIRKKCDFLVSIPTFGKISSLNVSVAAGIILYEVVRQRKMRPQMRGVSPEEPV, encoded by the coding sequence ATGGCGATTCTCTATGGGGTGAACGCGGTCCGGGAAGCGCTCGAAAGCGGCCAGGCGATTGAGCGCGTGGCCATCGCGCGCGGGCGGCACGGCCAACGCGTGCCGGCGATCGTGGCAGCATGCCGCCGGCAGAACATTCCGGTGCGGTTTGTGGCGCGCGAGGAGCTCGATCGCCTCGCCGGCGACGCTCGCCATCAGGGAGTGGTTGCCTTGACCGCGGCGCAAAGCTATCGCAGCCTGGAAGAGCTTCTGGCGAGCGCGAAAAAGCCGGGGCTGCTGGTGGCGCTCGACGGGGTGGAAGACCCGCGCAACCTCGGCGCTATCCTTCGCGCCGCCCATTGCGCGGGCGCGGATGGCGTGGTGATTCCGGAGCGGCGGGCGGCGGGTCTGAGCGATACGGTGGCCAAGACTTCCGCCGGGGCCACTGCCTATTTGCCCGTCGCGCGAGCAACGAACCTGGCCCGTGCCCTCGAAGAGTTAAAAGAAGCCGGTTACTGGATTATCGGACTGGACGAGAGGGCCGAGCAGAGCTACGACCAGGCGGACCTCAAGGATTCCGTTGTCCTCGTGCTGGGCGGCGAAGGTTGCGGGCTACACGAGTTGATCCGCAAGAAATGCGATTTCCTCGTTTCGATTCCTACCTTCGGCAAAATTTCGTCGCTCAATGTTTCGGTGGCGGCGGGAATTATCCTCTACGAAGTCGTCCGCCAACGAAAAATGCGACCGCAGATGCGCGGGGTTTCCCCTGAAGAGCCTGTGTGA
- the ispF gene encoding 2-C-methyl-D-erythritol 2,4-cyclodiphosphate synthase, whose protein sequence is MRIGIGYDLHRLAAGRKLILGGMEIPFDKGLAGHSDGDAVAHAICDALLGAAGLGDIGQHFPNDDPRWKDASSLRFLEHTRDLVDKLGYEIGYIDGVVMAEQPRLGRYFGAMRQTLARALAIPAERINLKAKTGEGIGEIGRGEAMAVQAVALLEARKQRSRKARKQRTSRKPAQPRR, encoded by the coding sequence GTGAGAATCGGAATAGGATATGACCTGCATCGTTTAGCCGCGGGGCGCAAACTCATCCTGGGCGGGATGGAGATCCCTTTTGACAAAGGCCTGGCCGGGCACTCGGACGGCGATGCGGTGGCGCACGCGATTTGTGATGCCCTGCTCGGCGCTGCCGGGCTCGGCGACATTGGCCAACATTTTCCCAACGACGACCCACGCTGGAAAGATGCCTCGAGCCTCCGCTTCCTCGAACATACCCGCGATTTGGTGGACAAACTCGGCTACGAGATCGGCTACATTGACGGCGTGGTGATGGCCGAGCAGCCCAGGCTTGGCCGCTACTTCGGCGCCATGCGCCAGACGCTGGCCCGGGCACTCGCCATTCCTGCCGAACGCATCAACCTGAAAGCCAAGACCGGCGAAGGCATCGGTGAAATCGGCCGGGGCGAGGCCATGGCGGTGCAGGCGGTGGCGTTACTCGAAGCAAGGAAGCAGAGAAGCAGGAAGGCAAGAAAGCAGAGAACATCGCGCAAGCCCGCGCAACCCCGTCGTTGA
- the ispD gene encoding 2-C-methyl-D-erythritol 4-phosphate cytidylyltransferase, whose translation MKVAAIIPAAGFGTRMGTELPKQFLELDGVPIVVRTVRRIAECPSVTEILVATRPEEVKPLDERFRQEKLGKPFCVVSGGGHRQDSVWNAFQKLAPDTEVVVVHDAVRPFVEVEQVERVIAEARNRGAAILGIPAMDTIKQVTHSGMPEGLAQIATTIPRELIVQAQTPQAFRYTLLKEAFERAVADGFYASDEAGLIERLGQNVFVVMGSDRNIKITKPRDLELANYILREREARGSGAQR comes from the coding sequence ATGAAGGTTGCTGCCATCATTCCCGCGGCCGGCTTCGGCACCCGCATGGGTACTGAACTGCCCAAACAGTTCCTGGAACTGGACGGCGTGCCGATCGTGGTGCGCACGGTGCGGCGCATCGCCGAGTGCCCTTCGGTCACGGAAATCCTGGTTGCCACGCGGCCGGAGGAAGTCAAGCCGCTTGACGAACGCTTTCGACAGGAAAAACTGGGCAAGCCGTTTTGCGTGGTGAGCGGCGGCGGGCACCGGCAGGATTCGGTCTGGAATGCGTTCCAGAAGCTGGCGCCGGATACCGAAGTGGTGGTGGTGCACGACGCGGTGCGGCCGTTTGTCGAGGTCGAGCAGGTCGAGCGCGTCATCGCCGAAGCGCGTAACCGCGGCGCGGCCATCCTGGGCATTCCGGCGATGGATACGATCAAGCAGGTTACCCATAGCGGTATGCCGGAAGGCCTGGCGCAGATTGCGACGACGATTCCCCGCGAGTTAATTGTCCAGGCGCAAACCCCGCAAGCCTTTCGTTACACGCTGCTGAAAGAGGCTTTCGAGCGTGCTGTTGCCGACGGCTTTTATGCTTCCGATGAGGCGGGCCTTATCGAGCGGCTCGGGCAAAATGTCTTCGTGGTAATGGGTTCCGACCGGAATATCAAGATCACCAAGCCGCGCGACTTGGAATTGGCGAACTATATCCTGCGCGAGCGCGAAGCCCGCGGCTCGGGAGCGCAGCGGTGA
- a CDS encoding PIN domain-containing protein, with amino-acid sequence MTVAAVYFHPFNLPRRIAGIVGALFAVSIILFEMRLKRASLKRLIGAAVGSILGIVGAFLMSLVLSRTNLEQQTLSFFQVTLLLLMTYVGLIVGANKGDLLNLSAMGGLFGVERGPKRAYKILDTSVIIDGRIADVCETGFVDGILLIPNFVLQELQLIADSADSLKRNRGRRGLDILQRIQKLTHVQVQILEEDFPHLRDVDRKLIELGKRYEAKVVTNDFNLNKVAQLQGVEVLNINELANSLKPIVLPGETMRVFILKEGKEYNQGVAYLDDGTMVVVDNARRMISKTIDISVTSVLQTTAGKMIFGRYEESRELRGERQAHDHARTGHHAPHVAAAPAPPPAPSAGQPSPSSPANGVAEPSARRGNETNE; translated from the coding sequence ATGACGGTGGCAGCGGTTTACTTTCACCCCTTCAACCTGCCCCGCCGCATCGCCGGGATCGTGGGCGCGCTCTTTGCCGTGTCTATCATCCTGTTTGAGATGCGGCTGAAGCGGGCCAGCCTGAAGCGGCTGATTGGCGCGGCGGTAGGGTCCATTCTGGGCATCGTTGGCGCCTTCTTGATGAGCCTGGTGCTTTCCCGCACCAATTTGGAGCAACAGACGCTTTCTTTCTTCCAGGTCACGCTCCTGCTGTTGATGACCTATGTCGGCCTCATTGTCGGCGCGAACAAGGGCGACTTGCTCAACCTTTCGGCGATGGGTGGCCTTTTCGGAGTGGAACGAGGGCCCAAGCGGGCGTACAAGATTTTGGACACCAGCGTGATCATTGACGGCCGCATTGCCGACGTTTGCGAGACGGGTTTCGTGGATGGCATTCTCCTGATCCCAAATTTTGTTCTTCAGGAATTACAACTCATCGCCGATTCGGCGGATTCGCTCAAGCGCAATCGCGGCCGGCGCGGACTGGACATCCTGCAGCGCATCCAGAAGCTCACCCACGTCCAGGTGCAGATCCTGGAAGAGGATTTTCCGCACCTCCGCGACGTGGATCGCAAACTCATCGAGCTGGGGAAGCGCTACGAAGCCAAGGTGGTGACCAACGACTTCAACCTGAACAAAGTGGCTCAGCTCCAGGGTGTCGAGGTGCTGAACATCAACGAGCTGGCGAACTCCTTGAAGCCCATCGTGCTGCCGGGCGAGACCATGCGCGTCTTCATCCTGAAGGAGGGAAAGGAATACAACCAGGGCGTTGCCTACCTGGACGACGGCACGATGGTGGTGGTGGACAATGCTCGCCGCATGATTTCCAAGACCATAGACATCTCCGTCACGTCGGTCTTGCAAACCACCGCCGGCAAGATGATCTTTGGTCGCTACGAGGAGTCACGAGAGCTTCGCGGCGAACGGCAAGCGCACGACCACGCCAGGACGGGGCACCATGCTCCGCACGTCGCCGCCGCTCCTGCCCCGCCGCCGGCGCCCTCGGCCGGGCAGCCTTCTCCGTCGAGCCCCGCCAACGGCGTGGCTGAACCTTCGGCCCGTCGGGGCAACGAGACGAACGAATAA
- the dnaB gene encoding replicative DNA helicase, with translation MPTDVILEKSLPHNLDAERCVLGAVLLDNAALNAAIELLKPEDFFLDTHRRIFDRMLRLSEGSRAIDLVTVTEELGRSGELEASGGPAYLSSLIDGVPRVSNIEHYARIVKEKAILRGLIHASNNIILEAMDGEGGAEEILDRAEATIFKIAEDRIKAGLLGIKEIVKSSFQTIDRLYERGQRITGLSTGYKDLDDLTSGLQRGDLVVVAGRPSMGKTAFALSVAQKVALQQGLTVGIFSLEMAKEQLLLRLLCSEAQVDSHKMRGGYLGKEDWGKLTIGLGRLAEAPIYIDDTPSVTVMEMGAKARRLKAERGLALLIVDYMQLVSGRGRFENRTQEISSISRGLKALAKELDLPVMAISQLSRAPEMRGRDHRPQLSDLRESGSIEQDADVVLFVFREALYNRDATPEERAKTELIIGKQRNGPIGKVEFIFLDRFTHFELASPTGAGEEPF, from the coding sequence ATGCCCACTGACGTTATCCTAGAAAAGAGCCTGCCCCACAACCTGGACGCCGAACGATGCGTGCTTGGCGCCGTCTTGCTCGACAACGCCGCTTTGAACGCGGCCATCGAGCTGCTCAAGCCCGAAGATTTTTTTCTCGACACACACCGCCGCATTTTCGATAGAATGCTGCGTCTGTCAGAAGGGTCCCGGGCCATAGATTTGGTCACGGTAACAGAGGAGCTGGGCCGCTCCGGGGAACTGGAGGCCTCGGGCGGCCCGGCTTATCTGTCTTCGCTCATCGACGGCGTCCCCCGCGTCAGCAACATCGAGCACTACGCCCGCATCGTCAAAGAAAAGGCCATCCTGCGCGGGCTGATCCACGCCTCCAACAACATCATCCTGGAAGCTATGGACGGCGAAGGGGGCGCGGAAGAAATTCTCGACCGCGCCGAAGCCACCATCTTCAAGATCGCTGAAGACCGCATCAAGGCCGGGCTGCTCGGCATCAAAGAGATTGTCAAATCGAGTTTTCAAACGATTGATCGCCTGTATGAACGAGGCCAGCGCATCACCGGCCTCTCGACCGGTTATAAAGACCTGGATGACCTGACGAGCGGCCTGCAACGCGGCGACTTGGTTGTCGTGGCGGGGCGGCCCTCGATGGGTAAGACCGCGTTTGCCCTTTCCGTGGCTCAGAAAGTCGCTCTCCAGCAAGGCCTGACGGTCGGCATCTTCAGCCTGGAAATGGCCAAGGAACAGTTGCTGCTCCGGCTGCTCTGTTCCGAGGCGCAGGTGGATTCGCACAAGATGCGCGGCGGCTACCTGGGCAAAGAGGACTGGGGCAAACTGACGATTGGGCTCGGCCGGTTGGCCGAAGCGCCCATCTACATTGATGACACGCCTTCCGTCACCGTCATGGAGATGGGAGCCAAGGCGCGGCGGCTCAAAGCGGAGCGCGGCCTGGCCCTCTTGATTGTAGATTACATGCAACTGGTTTCCGGCCGTGGTCGCTTTGAAAATCGAACCCAGGAAATCTCTTCCATCTCCCGCGGCCTGAAAGCCCTGGCCAAGGAACTGGACCTTCCGGTGATGGCTATTTCCCAGCTCAGCCGCGCCCCGGAAATGCGTGGCCGCGACCATCGCCCGCAGCTTTCCGACCTCCGCGAGTCCGGTTCCATCGAACAGGACGCCGACGTCGTTCTGTTCGTTTTCCGCGAAGCGTTGTACAACCGCGACGCCACTCCCGAGGAGAGAGCGAAAACGGAATTGATCATCGGTAAGCAGCGCAACGGCCCGATCGGCAAGGTGGAGTTCATCTTCCTCGATCGTTTTACCCACTTTGAACTCGCCAGCCCCACCGGGGCAGGGGAGGAACCCTTCTAG
- the rplI gene encoding 50S ribosomal protein L9, which yields MDVILEQDVEKLGTRGQVVVVADGYARNYLFPRKLAVPATPANRKRLEQLRSVMVRQEAKEKSDAELLAKQLTGLSLTLVRKAGETDQLFGSVTAMDVAEALATKGFQVDKRKIILDDPIKVLGEFDIPLRLHREVSVNIHLHLKREE from the coding sequence ATGGATGTGATTCTGGAACAGGACGTGGAGAAGCTCGGCACGCGCGGCCAGGTAGTGGTGGTGGCCGATGGCTATGCCCGAAATTATCTTTTTCCTCGCAAGCTGGCGGTGCCGGCCACGCCAGCCAACCGCAAGCGCCTGGAACAATTGCGATCGGTCATGGTCCGTCAGGAAGCGAAAGAAAAGTCAGACGCTGAGTTGCTGGCGAAGCAGTTGACGGGCCTCTCCTTGACGCTCGTGCGCAAGGCCGGGGAGACCGACCAGCTTTTCGGGTCGGTCACGGCGATGGACGTGGCGGAGGCGCTCGCCACCAAGGGCTTTCAGGTGGACAAGCGAAAAATTATCCTGGACGACCCGATCAAGGTGTTGGGCGAGTTCGATATTCCCCTGCGGCTTCACCGCGAGGTAAGCGTCAACATACACCTCCACCTCAAGCGCGAGGAGTAG
- the rpsR gene encoding 30S ribosomal protein S18 → MANEGQASGSAPREDRGRREGGREGRGPGGRKGGGKRQFFRKRKFCKFCAEKMDHIDYKDTRLLSQFVQERGKILPRRLTGTCSPHQRRLTEAIQRARNIALLPFGGFR, encoded by the coding sequence ATGGCGAACGAGGGACAGGCATCAGGCTCAGCCCCGCGCGAGGATCGCGGACGTCGCGAGGGAGGCCGCGAGGGCCGCGGCCCGGGCGGTCGCAAGGGCGGCGGCAAGCGCCAGTTCTTCCGCAAACGGAAGTTTTGCAAATTCTGCGCCGAAAAAATGGACCACATCGACTACAAGGATACCCGGCTGCTTTCTCAGTTTGTGCAGGAGCGCGGCAAAATTCTTCCTCGGCGGCTGACGGGAACCTGTTCGCCGCACCAGCGCCGGCTGACGGAAGCGATCCAGCGCGCCCGCAATATCGCCCTCCTGCCGTTCGGAGGCTTTCGCTAG
- the rpsF gene encoding 30S ribosomal protein S6, with product MRIYELLFVCRPDTPEEEIDKIVAQLGEAAAAMNGRVDKAEKWGKRRLAYRIARHREGSYVLLVVHGQKGEMVKELERRLKVTDAVIKYLSIRVDEEWKRMEKMRQRREKRAARRPRRTPAAAPGGAPAAAGETTTTT from the coding sequence ATGAGAATCTACGAACTGCTTTTTGTTTGCCGGCCGGACACGCCCGAAGAGGAGATTGACAAGATCGTGGCGCAGCTTGGCGAAGCGGCTGCCGCCATGAACGGGCGAGTGGACAAGGCGGAGAAGTGGGGCAAGCGGCGGCTGGCCTATCGCATTGCCCGGCACCGCGAAGGGTCCTACGTCCTGCTCGTGGTTCACGGTCAAAAGGGAGAAATGGTAAAGGAGCTCGAGCGGCGGCTGAAGGTGACCGACGCGGTGATCAAGTACCTCAGTATCCGCGTGGACGAAGAGTGGAAGCGGATGGAGAAGATGCGCCAACGCCGCGAAAAGCGAGCGGCGCGCCGCCCACGCCGGACTCCGGCGGCTGCGCCGGGCGGGGCGCCGGCCGCGGCGGGCGAAACCACAACCACAACCTAG
- the pth gene encoding aminoacyl-tRNA hydrolase, whose protein sequence is MRVIVGLGNPGSQYQFTPHNLGFLVIDRLSERAGVRVTRPEAISLVAVARVAGEEVVLAKPQTYMNASGMAVRALLEKREETPESLVVIADDVALPWGMIRLRERGRSGGHNGLESVIGAMGTGEFCRVRLGIQPEHPVSDVAAYVLAPMRKAQLAVAAEAVDRAAEAVAMILKEGMKRAMTRFNQKVSPSRQ, encoded by the coding sequence GTGCGAGTGATTGTTGGATTGGGGAATCCGGGGAGCCAATACCAGTTCACGCCGCACAACCTGGGGTTTCTGGTGATTGACCGCCTGTCGGAACGGGCCGGGGTGCGGGTGACGCGGCCGGAAGCGATCTCGCTGGTGGCGGTGGCGCGGGTGGCTGGAGAAGAAGTGGTGCTGGCCAAGCCGCAGACCTATATGAACGCAAGCGGCATGGCGGTGCGGGCCCTGCTCGAGAAGCGGGAAGAGACGCCCGAGTCGCTGGTGGTCATCGCCGACGACGTGGCGCTGCCGTGGGGCATGATTCGCCTCCGCGAACGCGGCCGGTCGGGCGGGCACAACGGCCTGGAGTCCGTCATCGGCGCGATGGGCACGGGAGAGTTCTGCCGGGTGCGCCTGGGGATTCAGCCCGAGCATCCGGTCAGTGACGTCGCCGCGTACGTGCTCGCGCCGATGCGCAAGGCTCAGCTCGCGGTGGCCGCCGAAGCGGTGGATCGAGCCGCCGAGGCGGTAGCCATGATTTTGAAAGAGGGCATGAAGCGCGCCATGACGCGCTTCAACCAGAAAGTGTCCCCGTCGAGGCAATAA
- a CDS encoding 50S ribosomal protein L25, translating to MEQIVVEATLRKDFGKSASRRTRRRGAIPAIVYGARNKPVPVEVNPRRVLEILHSPSGYNTIFTLNIAGEGKANVMLKDWQLDPVRETLLHVDLIRVALTEKLRVKIPVMLVGEAKGVKVQGGVLEQVTREVEVECLPADIPDHLSADVSELMIGKQLRVGELVVEAKVKVLTDRDRVIAHVVSIKEEVVAAPEVVVEAAPAEPEVIKKGKAAAEEEEVVPTGREAEAETPARKEKEKK from the coding sequence ATGGAACAGATAGTGGTGGAAGCAACCCTGAGAAAAGATTTCGGGAAGAGCGCATCGCGCCGGACACGCCGGCGTGGAGCGATTCCAGCCATCGTTTATGGCGCGAGGAACAAGCCGGTTCCGGTCGAAGTGAATCCGCGCCGGGTGTTGGAGATTCTCCATTCGCCCTCGGGCTACAACACGATCTTTACCCTGAACATCGCCGGGGAGGGCAAGGCCAACGTGATGCTCAAGGATTGGCAATTGGATCCGGTGCGCGAAACCCTGCTCCACGTGGATCTCATCCGCGTCGCCCTGACGGAGAAACTGCGCGTGAAGATTCCGGTCATGCTCGTAGGGGAGGCGAAAGGAGTCAAGGTGCAGGGCGGCGTGCTCGAACAGGTGACGCGGGAAGTGGAAGTCGAGTGCTTGCCCGCCGATATCCCGGATCACTTGAGCGCCGATGTCAGCGAATTGATGATCGGGAAACAGCTTCGCGTGGGTGAACTGGTGGTCGAGGCGAAGGTCAAAGTGTTGACCGACCGCGACCGGGTGATCGCTCACGTCGTCTCGATCAAGGAAGAGGTGGTGGCGGCGCCGGAAGTGGTGGTGGAAGCTGCGCCGGCCGAGCCGGAAGTCATCAAGAAAGGCAAAGCGGCCGCCGAGGAAGAAGAGGTTGTCCCGACAGGTCGGGAAGCCGAAGCGGAAACTCCAGCCAGGAAAGAGAAGGAAAAGAAGTAG
- a CDS encoding ribose-phosphate pyrophosphokinase produces MPGNQLKIFSGSANRPLAEEIASFLGVTLGEIEITRFSDGEIYPQIQENVRGADVFVIQPTCHPVDRNLVELLLMLDAFKRASASRITAVLPYYGYARQDRKDKPRVPISAKLVADLITTAGATRALFLDLHAPQIQGYFNIPVDHLFASPVLLDYFRAKSLPDLTIVSPDAGGVERARFFAKQMDSALAIVDKRRVDMDVSEVMHVIGEIEGRSALVIDDIVDTAGTLVKTARALKEQGAARVLAGCTHAVLSGPAIERIRGSCLEEVVVTNSVPLKSEAKGCDRLAVLSVASLLARGIRSIHEETSISQLFL; encoded by the coding sequence ATGCCGGGCAATCAGCTAAAGATTTTTTCGGGGTCGGCCAACCGGCCCTTGGCGGAAGAGATTGCCAGCTTCCTTGGGGTGACACTCGGGGAGATTGAGATCACCCGTTTTAGCGACGGTGAGATCTACCCGCAGATTCAAGAGAACGTTCGCGGCGCCGACGTGTTCGTGATCCAGCCGACGTGCCATCCGGTGGACCGGAATCTGGTCGAGCTCTTGCTGATGCTGGACGCTTTCAAGCGAGCTTCCGCGTCGCGCATTACGGCGGTGCTGCCGTACTACGGCTATGCCCGGCAGGATCGGAAAGACAAACCGCGCGTGCCCATTTCCGCCAAGCTGGTGGCCGACCTGATCACCACCGCCGGAGCGACGCGGGCGCTCTTTCTTGACTTGCACGCGCCGCAGATCCAGGGATACTTCAATATCCCGGTGGACCACCTCTTTGCCTCGCCGGTGTTGCTTGATTATTTTCGGGCCAAGAGCCTGCCCGACCTGACGATTGTTTCCCCCGATGCCGGCGGGGTGGAGCGGGCGCGTTTCTTTGCCAAGCAGATGGACTCGGCCTTGGCCATTGTGGACAAGCGGCGCGTGGATATGGACGTGAGCGAGGTGATGCACGTCATCGGCGAAATCGAGGGCCGAAGCGCGCTGGTCATTGACGACATCGTGGATACCGCCGGCACGCTCGTGAAGACGGCCCGTGCCCTCAAGGAGCAGGGTGCCGCCCGGGTGCTGGCGGGCTGCACCCATGCCGTCCTGTCAGGCCCGGCGATTGAGCGCATTCGCGGTTCCTGTCTTGAAGAAGTGGTGGTGACGAACTCGGTGCCCCTCAAGTCGGAGGCCAAGGGCTGCGACCGGCTGGCGGTGTTGAGCGTCGCCAGCTTGCTGGCTCGCGGCATCCGCTCCATCCACGAGGAGACGTCCATCAGCCAGCTTTTCCTCTAA